The genomic DNA TTCTTCGAAGACGGCACTCCCATGGACATCGTTCTGAACCCCCTGGGCGTTCCCTCCCGTATGAATATCGGGCAGATCATGGAAACGCACCTGGGCATGGCCGGACGCAAGCTTGGCCAGCAGCTTCAGGCGACGCTTGAAGAGGGTGAAAACTCCATCGCGGCCATTCGCGAGGAGGTCAAGTCCATCCTCGACACCGGCGACATGAATGAGCTTATCGACAGCATGTCCGATGAGGAGTTCGTGGAAGCGGTCAAGAAGCTCAAGAACGGCATCGTCGCCAAGACTCCGGTTTTCGACGGCGCCGAGGAAGAGGGCATCTGGAACTGGCTGGAAAAGGCCGGACTCGCTTCGGACGGCAAGTTCATCCTGTATGACGGCCGTACCGGCGAACCGTTCCACAACCGGGTCACCGTGGGCATCATGTACTATCTCAAGTTGCACCACCTGGTTGATGAAAAGATCCATGCCCGGTCCACCGGCCCCTACTCCCTGGTTACGCAGCAGCCTCTGGGCGGTAAGGCTCAGTTCGGCGGCCAGCGACTCGGTGAGATGGAAGTCTGGGCCCTTGAGGCCTATGGCGCCGCCTATCTTCTGCAGGAATTCCTGACCGTCAAATCCGATGACGTGCAGGGCCGTGTGAAGATGTACGAGAAGATCGTCAAGGGCGACAACTTCCTGGAAGCCGGTCTGCCGGAATCCTTCAACGTCCTGGTCAAGGAACTCATGTCGCTGGGTCTTGATGTGACCCTGCACTACGAGGACCGCAAGCGTCCCGGTCAGCCGCAGCAGCCCGCAGCCGTTCCGGCGGGGCCTCAGCCGCTGGTGGACTAGGCCCGGACAAAACAAGGTAATTGGCCCGGCCGGCCTTATTCGGCCGGCCGGGCATGATATAACTTTTTACGATAGGGGATATCCATGACGTTGGACGATCTGTTCACCTTGCGTGGAGCGCCGAATGCGGCTGCCCAAGGCCGTAACCTGAAGGCTATCCAGATATCCATCGCCTCGCCCGAGACCATTCGCGAGTGGTCCTACGGCGAGGTCAAGAAGCCCGAGACCATCAACTACCGAACCTTCAAACCGGAGCGTGATGGTCTTTTCTGCGCCAAAATCTTCGGTCCCGTGAAGGACTACGAGTGCAACTGCGGTAAATACAAGCGCATGAAGCACCGTGGCATTGTCTGCGAAAAATGCGGCGTTGAGGTCATCGCTTCCAAGGTTCGCCGCGAGCGCATGGGTCATATCGAACTGGCCGCGCCTGTGGCGCACATCTGGTTCCTGAAGACGCTGCCGTCCAAGATCGGCACGCTGCTCGACATCACCATGGCCGACCTGGAAAAGGTCCTGTACTTCGACTCCTACATCGTGCTTGATCCGGGCGAGACCCCGCTCAAGACGCACCAGGTGGTCAGCGAGGATCAGTACTTCCAGGTCATCGACCATTTCGGTGAAGACGCCCTGACCGTGGGCATGGGCGCGGAAACCGTTCGCACCATGCTCCAGGCCCTCGATCTGCCGACCCTGCGCGCCGAATTGCGCGAGGAGTCCCAGACCACCCGGTCGCAGACCAAGAAGAAGAAAATCACCAAGCGACTCAAGATCGTCGAGGCCTTCCTGGAGTCCGGCAACAAGCCCGAGTGGATGATTATGGAAGTGATTCCCATCATTCCGCCCGAGCTGCGTCCGTTGGTTCCTCTGGATGGCGGCCGTTTCGCCACCTCCGACCTCAACGATCTGTACCGCCGCGTCATCAACCGTAACAACCGGTTGAAAAGGCTGCTTGAACTCGGCGCGCCCGAGATCATCATCCGCAACGAGAAGCGCATGTTGCAGGAGGCCGTCGACGCATTGTTCGACAACGGCCGCCGCGGCCGCGCCATCACCGGCACCAACGGCCGTCCGCTCAAGTCCCTGTCCGACATGATCAAGGGCAAGCAGGGCCGGTTCCGCCAGAATCTGCTCGGCAAGCGCGTCGACTACTCCGGCCGTTCGGTCATCGTTGTCGGCCCGAAGCTGAAGCTGCACCAGTGCGGCCTGCCCAAGAAGATGGCCCTGGAACTCTTCAAGCCGTTCATCTATTCCGAGCTTGAGAAGCGCGAAATCGCCACCACCATCAAGTCGGCGAAGAAGATGGTCGAGCGCGAAGACCTGGTCGTCTGGGATATCCTGGAAGACGTGGTCCGCGAATACCCGATCATGCTCAACCGCGCCCCGACCCTGCACCGCCTCGGCATTCAGGCCTTCGAGCCGCTGCTCGTCGAGGGCAAGGCCATCCAGCTGCACCCGCTCGTCTGTTCCGCATACAACGCGGACTTTGACGGTGACCAGATGGCTGTGCACGTTCCGCTTTCGGTCGAGGCGCAGATCGAGTGCCGCGTGCTGATGATGTCCTCCAACAATATCCTCAGCCCGTCCAACGGTTCGCCGATCATCAACCCGTCGCAGGATATCGTCCTCGGCTTGTATTACCTGACCACGCCGCGTTCCTTCGAGAAGGGCGAGGGCATGATCTTCTCTTCTCCGGAAGAGGTTATCTCCGCCTACGACTTCGGTGCGGTGGGAATCCACGCCAGCATCAAGGTGCGCATCAACGGCGAGATCGTCGAGACCACAACCGGCCGCATTATCGTTTCCGAGCTGCTGCCTGAGAAGGTCCCGTTCGAGCTGGTCAACACCGTCCTGAACAAGAAGAACATCGCTGCCCTGGTTTCCGGCGCCTACCGTCTGGCGGGCACCAAGGCCACGGTCATTCTTTGTGACCGCATCAAGGACCTGGGTTACGAGTTCGCCACCCGCGCCGGTGTGACCATCGGCGTCAAAGACCTCAAGATCCCGGACAACAAGCCGAAGATGCTGGCCACGGCCAACGCCGAGGTGGACGAGATCGAGAACCAGTTCCAGGACGGCATCATCACCCGTACCGAGAAATACAACAAGGTCGTCGACGTCTGGACCAAGGTGACCAACGACATCTCCAACGAAATGATGAAGGAGATGTCCACCGACGTTCTGACCGATCCGAAGACGGGCAAGACCGAAGTCAATTCGAGCTTCAACCCGATCTACATGATGGCCACGTCCGGCGCCCGAGGCAACCAGGACCAGATGCGTCAGTTGGCCGGTATGCGCGGACTCATGGCCAAGCCTTCGGGCGAGATCATCGAGACCCCGATCACCGCGTCCTTCCGCGAAGGTCTCTCGGTCCTGCAGTACTTCATCTCCACCCACGGCGCACGAAAGGGTCTGGCCGATACCGCGCTCAAGACCGCCAACTCCGGTTACCTGACCCGTCGTCTGGTTGACGTCGTCCAGGATGTGACCGTGTCCGAACTGGACTGCGGCACCGTGGACGGTCTGGAACTGACTCACTACATCAAGGGCGGCGAGATCAAGCAGCGCCTGGCTGAGCGCGTTCTCGGCCGCGTGACCATGTTCGATACCTATGACGAGGAGACCGGCGAGCTGGTCATCCCCGCCAACACCATGATCGACGACGAATACGCCAAGAAGCTCGACGCTTCCGGCGTGAACTCCATCGTCATCCGCTCCGGCCTGACCTGCAAGGCCGCGCACGGCGTCTGCGCCATGTGCTACGGCCGAGACCTGGCCCGCGGGCATCTGGTCAACGTCGGTGAGACCGTCGGCATCATCGCCGCACAGTCCATCGGCGAGCCCGGTACTCAGTTGACCATGCGTACTTTCCACATCGGTGGCACCGCATCCAAGGAAATCGAGTCCTCCAGCATCGAATCGCAGCACAACGGCCGCGTCATCACTTCGCGTATGCGCACCGTCGTCAACTCCGAGGGCGACAAGATGGTGCTCGGCAAGAGCTGCCAGGTCGGCATTGTCGACGAGCAGGGCCGCGAGCGCGAGAAGTACGTGCTGCCTTCCGGCGCGCGTCTGCTGGTCGATGAAGGGCAGGAGGTCAAGAAGGGCACCCCGCTGGCGGAATGGGATCCATACATGGAGCCGTTCATCGTCGACGTGTCCGGTACCATCAAGTTCAAGGACATCATCGAAGGGAAGACCGTCCAGGAGGACCGTACCTCCAAGGCGTCCTTCACCATCATGGAATACCGCACGACCAACTTCCGTCCGGCCGTGACCCTGTTGGGCGAGGACGGCAAGGCCGTGCATCGGCCCGGTACGGATATCGATGCCAACTTCGCCATGCCTGTCGGCGCCATTCTCATGGTCAAGGACGGCGACACGGTCCGAGCGGGTGACGTCATTGCGCGTAAGCCGCGTGAGTCCTCCAAGACCAAGGACATCGTCGGTGGTCTGCCGCGCGTTGCCGAGCTCTTCGAAGTGCGCAAGCCCAAGGATCTGGGCGTGCTTTCTTCCATCGACGGTATTGTCACCTTCGGTGCCGAGACCAAGGGCAAGCGCAAGGTCGTCGTTACTCCCGAGACCGGCGATGCTCAGGAATTCCTCATTCCCAAAGGCAAGCACATCACCGTCCAGGAGTCCGACTTCGTCGAGGCCGGCGATCTGCTGACCGAAGGCTCCCCGGAGCTGCACGACATCCTGCGGATCAAGGGCGAGAAGTTCCTGGCCCGC from Pseudodesulfovibrio thermohalotolerans includes the following:
- the rpoC gene encoding DNA-directed RNA polymerase subunit beta', with protein sequence MTLDDLFTLRGAPNAAAQGRNLKAIQISIASPETIREWSYGEVKKPETINYRTFKPERDGLFCAKIFGPVKDYECNCGKYKRMKHRGIVCEKCGVEVIASKVRRERMGHIELAAPVAHIWFLKTLPSKIGTLLDITMADLEKVLYFDSYIVLDPGETPLKTHQVVSEDQYFQVIDHFGEDALTVGMGAETVRTMLQALDLPTLRAELREESQTTRSQTKKKKITKRLKIVEAFLESGNKPEWMIMEVIPIIPPELRPLVPLDGGRFATSDLNDLYRRVINRNNRLKRLLELGAPEIIIRNEKRMLQEAVDALFDNGRRGRAITGTNGRPLKSLSDMIKGKQGRFRQNLLGKRVDYSGRSVIVVGPKLKLHQCGLPKKMALELFKPFIYSELEKREIATTIKSAKKMVEREDLVVWDILEDVVREYPIMLNRAPTLHRLGIQAFEPLLVEGKAIQLHPLVCSAYNADFDGDQMAVHVPLSVEAQIECRVLMMSSNNILSPSNGSPIINPSQDIVLGLYYLTTPRSFEKGEGMIFSSPEEVISAYDFGAVGIHASIKVRINGEIVETTTGRIIVSELLPEKVPFELVNTVLNKKNIAALVSGAYRLAGTKATVILCDRIKDLGYEFATRAGVTIGVKDLKIPDNKPKMLATANAEVDEIENQFQDGIITRTEKYNKVVDVWTKVTNDISNEMMKEMSTDVLTDPKTGKTEVNSSFNPIYMMATSGARGNQDQMRQLAGMRGLMAKPSGEIIETPITASFREGLSVLQYFISTHGARKGLADTALKTANSGYLTRRLVDVVQDVTVSELDCGTVDGLELTHYIKGGEIKQRLAERVLGRVTMFDTYDEETGELVIPANTMIDDEYAKKLDASGVNSIVIRSGLTCKAAHGVCAMCYGRDLARGHLVNVGETVGIIAAQSIGEPGTQLTMRTFHIGGTASKEIESSSIESQHNGRVITSRMRTVVNSEGDKMVLGKSCQVGIVDEQGREREKYVLPSGARLLVDEGQEVKKGTPLAEWDPYMEPFIVDVSGTIKFKDIIEGKTVQEDRTSKASFTIMEYRTTNFRPAVTLLGEDGKAVHRPGTDIDANFAMPVGAILMVKDGDTVRAGDVIARKPRESSKTKDIVGGLPRVAELFEVRKPKDLGVLSSIDGIVTFGAETKGKRKVVVTPETGDAQEFLIPKGKHITVQESDFVEAGDLLTEGSPELHDILRIKGEKFLARYLVEEIQDVYRFQGVNINDKHIEIIVRQMLKKVSILNPNSTSFLMGEQVDKQRFMEENSRVIAEGGTPAVAETLVLGITQASLSTDSFISAASFQETTKVLTEASLKGKSDQLRGLKENVIVGRLVPAGTGFRKYTDAEISVPDQTERPDKFLEELEERPLLVDVPSA